Part of the Ignavibacterium album JCM 16511 genome, GGTTCTTCATTCAAAAATAAAGGTGTACAGAAGCTTCTTGATGCAGTAGTTGATTTTCTACCATCGCCTGCTGATTTGAAGGAAATTGAAGCTCATCATATCGGAATGAACGATATTGTTAAAAGAAAAATTGATGAGAATGAAAAATTCACAGCTTTAGCTTTTAAAATTATGAATGACCCTTATGTTGGTAAACTGACATTTTTCAGAGTTTATTCCGGAACACTTTCGAGTGGCTCATATGTATTCAATTCAGTTAGTGGTAAGAAAGAAAGAATCAGCAGATTACTTCAGATGCATGCAAATCACAGAGAAGAAATTTCTGAAGTAAGAGCCGGTGATATTGCTGCAGCAGTTGGATTAAAATTTACAAAGACTGGCGATACTCTTTGCACCGAAAATGATCCGGTTGTTCTTGAAAGGATGACTTTCCCTGAACCGGTTATTCAGATTGCTATTGAACCAAAAACAAAAGCTGATCAAGATAAATTATCCGAAGCATTATCAAAACTTTCTGATGAAGATCCAACATTTAAAGTTAAAGTTGATGAAGAAACTGGCCAGACACTAATCAGCGGAATGGGTGAATTACACTTAGAGATTATTGTTGACAGAATGAAAAGAGAATTTAAAGTTGAAGCTAATATAGGTAAACCTCAGGTTGCATACAGAGAAACAATTACTACCACTGTTCAGGCAGAAGGTAAGTTTGTAAAGCAGTCTGGTGGCAGAGGTAAATATGGTCATGTCTGGATTGAAGTTTCACCAAATGAACCCGGCAAAGGTTATGAATTCATAAATGCAATTGTTGGCGGAGTTGTTCCAAAAGAATATATACCGGCAGTTTCGCAGGGAATTCAGGATGCAATGAAGAATGGTGTTATTGCAGGATTCCCAATGGTTGATATTAAAGCAAAGCTATACGATGGATCTTATCACGATGTAGACTCAGATGAAATTTCATTCAGAGTTGCAGGATCTATGGCATTTCAGGCGGCTGCCCGAAAAGCTAACCCTGTATTACTCGAACCAATTATGTCTGTTGAAGTTATCACACCCGAGGAATACCTCGGAGATGTTATGGGAGACTTGAACTCCCGTAGAGGAAAGATAGAAGGATTTTCTGCAAGAAAAGATGCTCAAGTAATAAAAGCTTTTGTACCTTTGTCTGAAATGTTTGGTTACGCAACCATATTGAGATCAATGACGCAGGGAAGAGCACTTTATACTATGCAATTTGATCATTACGCAGAAGTGCCAAAATCAATTGCAGAAGAAATTGCAGAAAAATCAACATCAAAGAGATCAACAGCAACTACATAATTCAGAATTAAAAAACTAAAAGAAGAAAAATAAAAAGGAGATTCCGATGGCTAAAGAAAAATTTGACAGGAGTAAACCTCACGTTAACGTAGGTACTATTGGTCACGTAGATCATGGTAAAACTACATTAACAGCAGCTATTACAATGGCTCTTGCAAAAAAAGGTTTATCTCAGGTAAGAACATTCGATAGTATTGATAATGCCCCTGAAGAAAGAGAAAGAGGTATTACTATCGCAACAGCTCACGTAGAATATTCTACTGAGAAAAGACACTACGCACATGTTGACTGTCCAGGTCACGCAGACTATGTTAAAAACATGATCACTGGTGCAGCTCAGATGGACGGAGCTATTCTTGTAGTTGCTGCAACTGATGGTCCTATGCCTCAAACAAGAGAGCACATTCTTTTAGCTCGTCAGGTTGGTGTTCCAAGAATAGTTGTATTTATGAATAAGATCGATATGGTTGATGATCCTGAATTGATTGAATTAGTTGAAGTTGAATTAAGAGATCTTTTATCCAAATATGAATTCCCGGGTGATGAAATTCCAATTATCAAAGGTTCGGCTTTGAAAGCTCTTGAAGCTGGTCAGGAAAATGCTCCGGTTGATGATCCACGGTATCAGTGCATTTGGGATTTAATGGATGCTGTTGACAGCTACATCCCATTACCAGAAAGAGATATTGATAAACCATTCTTAATGCCAGTTGAGGATGTATTCTCAATTACAGGTCGTGGTACAGTTGCTACCGGAAGAGTTGAAAGAGGGAGAGTAAAGTTGAATGAAGAAGTTGAGTTGATTGGGTTAGGAGTTCATAAGAAAACTGTAGTTACCGGTATCGAAATGTTCAGAAAAGAACTTGATGAGGCTATTGCTGGTGATAACGCAGGATTACTTTTGAGAGGTGTTGATAAGAAAGAAATCGAAAGAGGAATGGTATTGGCTAAGCCAGGTTCAATTACTCCGCACAAGAAATTTGAAGGCGAAGTTTACATTCTTTCAAAAGATGAAGGTGGAAGACACACACCATTCTTTAACGGTTACAGACCACAATTCTATTTCAGAACAACTGATGTTACCGGTGTTGCTCAATTACCAGAAGGAACTGAAATGGTTATGCCTGGTGACAATGTAAGACTTACAGTTGAATTGATTTCTGAAATTGCTATGGAAGAAGGATTAAGATTCGCTATTCGTGAAGGTGGTAGAACTGTTGGTGCTGGTGTTGTAACAAAGATTATAGAATAATAAAATTAAGATAACTGGAAAGGGAGAGAATTTTCTCCCTTTTCTTGTCTAAAAAAATAAGGAGAATTTTAAGTGCCCGGACAAAAGATTAGAATAAAGTTGAAATCGTACGATCATATTCTGATTGATAAATCAACAGAAAAAATTATCAAAACAGTTAGAAGCACTGGTGCTGTTGTATCTGGACCTATTCCGCTTCCAACAAAAAAGACTGTTTTTACTGTTTTAAGATCTCCGCATGTTGATAAGAAATCCAGAGAACAGTTTGAAACCAGGGCACATAAAAGAATCATTGATATACACAATTCAAACAACAAGACCGTCGAATCTTTAAGTAAGCTTGATATTCCGGCGGGTGTTGATATTGAGATTAAGCTTTAATGAATATTGGAGAAAAGATGTCTGGTATCATCGGAAAAAAATTAGGAATGACAAGTATTTTTGGAAATGAAGGTGAAGTCATTCCGGTTACCGTGATTGAAGCAGGACCTTGCACTGTGGTTGACATTAAGACCACAGAAAAAGATGGGTATCAGGCGCTTCAGTTAGGTTTTGGAAGTGTTAAGGAAAAAAAGGTTAATAAACCTTTAGCTGGTCATTTTAAGAAAAATAATCTTTCACCAAAACGAGTTTTAAAAGAATTCAGAAATTTTAATATATCCGAATTCAAAATCGGAGATGAGATTAAATGCTCAATCTTCAACGAAGGTGATATCATAAAAGTAACCGGCAAAAGTAAAGGAAAAGGTTTTCAGGGGGTTGTTAAAAGACATGGTTTTGGTGGAATTGGAATGACCACTCACGGTCAGAGTGATCGTGTAAGAGCTCCCGGCTCAATCGGCGCAAGTTCATACCCTTCGAGAGTTTTTAAAGGTCAGAGAATGGCCGGACGTATGGGTTATGATAATGTTACCATTAGAGGTTTAAAAGTTGTGAAAGTTGATCCTGAAAGAAATTTAATTTTTGTAAGGGGAGCTGTTCCCGGAGCAATTAACTCTATAGTAGAATTGATAAAGAATTAAGTGGTAAAAAATGACAGTTGATGTATTAAAAATAGATGGTTCAAAAAGTGGAGAGACTGTAGAACTCTCTGAGAATATTTTTGCAATCGAACCAAATGACCACGCAATATACCTTGATGTGAAAGCATATCTTGCTAACCAGAGACAAGGAACTCATAAGGCGAAGGAAAGAGGAGAAGTCAGAGGCGGAGGCAAGAAACCTTGGAAGCAAAAAGGTAGAGGTGGTGCTCGTGCTGGTACGATAAGATCCCCACTTTGGGTTGGTGGTGGAACTATCTTTGGACCAAGACCAAGAGATTACAGACAGGATTTACCTAAAAAGGTTAAACAGCTCGCTCGTAAATCTGCTTTAAGCTATAAAGTAAAAGATGAGCAGTTAATTGTTGTTGAAGATTTTTCATTTGACAAACCAAAAACTAAAGATTTTGTAAATGTATTGGAGTCATTAAAATTATCGGGTAAGAAAGTCTTGTTACTTACAGGTGATTATAAACCTGAAGTTTATAAATCAGGTCGTAATATTCCTAAAGTTCAGATACTTGAAGCTGCCAAAGCTACAACATATGATCTTCTGAACAATCAGGTTTTGGTTATGCAGAAAAGTGCAGTTAATGTAATTGAAAATATTCTTTCAAAGAGCAGAGAGGCGGTGAATTAATATGCATCAGATTTTAATCAGACCGCTTATTACTGAGAAGATGACAAATCTTACCGCCGACAAGGGTAAGTATGGATTTATCGTAAATCCAAAAGCAAATAAAATAGAAATTAAAAAAGCTATCGAACAGAAATTCAATGTTCATGTAGTTGATGTTAAAACAATTAACTACAAGGGTAAAACAAAAACTCAGTTCAGAAAAAGCGGAAGATTTGAAGGACGAACAGCAAAATTCAAAAAAGCAATTGTTACTCTTAAAGAAGGCGAAACAATAGAATTGTTTGAGCAAGTATAGTCAGGATAAAAAATGGGTATAAAAAAATTAAAACCAGTAACACCAGGAACAAGATTCAGAACTAATTTCACTTTTGAAGAAATTACCAAAGAAACACCTGAAAAATCATTATTAGTTTCTTTAAAGAAATCTGGTGGTAGAAATAATTTAGGAAGAGTTACTGCAAGACATCGCGGTGGCGGACATAAAAGAAAATATCGTATCATAGATTTTAAACGCGATAAGCACGGAATTCCTGCAAAGGTTTTCTCAATTGAATATGATCCGAACAGAACTTGCAGAATAGCTTTATTACACTACGCAGATGGTGAAAAAAGATATATCATCGCTCCGGACGGATTAAAAGTTGGTGATTCAGTAATGTCAGGTCCCGGAAGTGAAATTAAAGTTGGAAATGCTCTTCCACTCAAAGAAATGCCATTAGGTTCATTCGTTCATAATGTTGAATTGAAACCAGGCAAAGGTGGACAATTAGGAAGAAGCGCTGGAACATCACTTCAGCTAATGGCTCGCGAAGGTGATTATGCTCAGCTTAAAATGCCATCAGGCGAAGTGAGAATGGTAAGAAGTGAATGTTATGCAACTTATGGTGTGGTAGGAAATGCTGAACATGAAAATATAAGTATCGGTAAAGCAGGAAGAAGCCGTTGGCTTGGAATCAGACCTCATACAAGAGGAGTTGCGATGAATCCAGTTGATCATCCGATGGGTGGTGGAGAAGGAAAAACATCAGGTGGTGGTCATCCGGTTTCTCCTTGGGGTCAAAAAGCTAAAGGCTTGAAAACCAGAAAAAGAAAAAAGCAATCAAACAAATTCATTATTAAAAGACGTAAGTAAGTAATAGGAATCACATTATGCCAAGGTCGGTTAAAAAAGGTCCATTTGTAGATTATAAACTTTACGAAAAAGTTAAAAAGTTAAACGATACCAATCAGAAAAAAATTATTAAAACCTGGTCTCGTTCATCTACAATTATCCCTGAATTTGTCGGACACACAATTGCTGTTCATAATGGAAAACAAATGATTCCTGTTTACATCACTGAAAATATGGTGGGACACAAATTAGGTGAATTTGCCCCAACCAGAATTTTCAGAGGTCATCCGGGAACAAAAGCTGATAAAGCAGCTAAAGGTTAATAAATAGGTAGAGAAAGTATTATGGAAGCCAGAGCAGTAAATAAATATATAGGTTCATCTCCAAGAAAAATGAGGTTAGTTGTTGACCTTATCAGAGGTATGTCTGTTGAAAGAGCATTGGAAGTTTTACACTTCACACCAAAGGCAGCAGCTAAACATGTTGAAAAGACTTTAAGATCTGCAGTTGCTAACGCAGTCAATTCTAATGAGAATGAAAGAGTTGAACCGGAAGATTTATATGTTAAAGAAGTTTATGTTAATCAAGGCCCAACAATAAAAAGAATTTCACCGGCACCTATGGGTCGTGCCTATAGAATTAGAAAAAGATCTTGTCACTTAACAATTGTAGTAGCCAGTAAAGCTTAAAATCAGGAGGAATATTTTTGGGACAGAAAACAAACCCGATCGGATTAAGAGTTGGAGTAATTAGAGGATGGGATTCCAACTGGTATGAAAAGAAATCTTACGCTCCAAAGTTGAAGGAAGACAGTAAGCTAAGAGCTTATATCAGAAACAGATTAAAGAAAGCTGGCATTTCAAGAATTGTAATTGATAGAACATCAAAGAATATTATTGTTAATATTCATACTTCGCGTCCAGGTGTTGTTATCGGTAAGAGTGGTAAAGAAATTACCCAGCTTGAAGAAGAGTTAAAAACAATCAGCAATAAAGATGTAAAGGTTCAGATTTCTGAAATTAAAAGACCAGAACTTGATGCATATTTGGTTGCAGAAAATATTGCCAGTCAGATTGAAGGAAGAGTCTCTTACAGAAGAGCAATGAAAATGGCAATCACTGCTGCAATGAGAATGGGTGCTGAAGGTATTAGAATTATGTGCTCAGGTCGTTTAGCCGGTGCTGAAATAGCAAGAGCAGAACAATACAAAGAAGGAAGAATTCCTTTGCACACTTTAAGAGCAGATATTGATTATGCACACGGAAGAGCTGAAACAGTTTACGGCTCAATAGGAATTAAAGTTTGGATTTGCCGAGGAGAAATTCTTGGCAAAAGAGTTTCAGAATAATTTTACCAGGAGTTTATTCTTATGTTAATGCCCAAAAGAGTTAAATACAGAAAAGCACAAAGAGGTAGAAGAAAAGGTAAAGCTTATCGCGGTTCTTCAGTTGCTTTTGGTGATTTTGGATTAAAGGCCTTGGAGCCAGCCTGGATAACAAGCAGACAGATTGAAGCTTGCAGAGTTGCTCTTTCAAGATCTATGAAAAGAGATGGTAAGGTTTGGATTAGAATTTTTCCTGATAAACCGGTAAGTAAAAAACCTCTTGAAACAAGAATGGGTAAAGGAAAAGGAGCTCCGGAATTCTGGGTTGCAGTTGTTAAGCCAGGAAGAATTATGTTTGAGGTTGGCGGAGTTTCCAAAGAATTGGCAAACGAAGCCTTAAAACTTTGTTCTTATAAGTTACCTATTAAAACAAAAGTAGTTCAGAGACCTGATTACGAATAAAGGATTGGAAAATGAAAATATACGAAATTAGAGAAATGAGTACAGACGAGTTAATAAAAAGAATTCAGGAAGAAGAGAGAAATCTTGTTGATCTTCGATTCTCTCATCATCTTAAACAATTAACCAATACAGCAAAACTTAAACTCGTCCGCAGAGATATTGCAAAAATGAAAACAGTTCTCAGAGAAAGAGAACTCAAAGCTCAGAAAGAAGCTAATAGCAAAACCAAAGAAGGAGCTAAATCTTAATGGAAAAACGTGCGCTTAGAAAAACCAGAATTGGTATTGTTGTAAGTAATAAAATGGATAAAACTATTACAGTTGCGATTGAAAGAAGAGTAGCTCATCCAATCTATAAAAAGTATTTTAAGAAGACCACAAAGCTTATGGCTCACGATGAAAAAAGAGAATGCTCAGTTGGTGATAAAGTAAAAATTATGGAAACACGTCCTCTTAGCAAAAGAAAAAGATGGCGTTTAGTAGAAATTGTTGAAAAAGCCAAGTAAGGAGTTTGATAAAAAATGATTCAAGAAGAAACTAATCTTGTTGTAGCTGATAATTCCGGAGCCAAAAGAGTGCGTTGTATAAGAGTACTCGGAGGCAGTAACAGAAGATATGCTTCTGTTGGTGATACAATTGTTGTATCAGTTAAATCAGCTATCCCTAATGGTGCAGTAAAAAAAGGTGAGGTTTCAAGAGCAGTTGTTGTTCGTACCAAAAAAGAAGTTAGAAGAAAAGATGGTACTTATATTCGTTTTGACGAAAACGCTGCCGTACTTATCAACAACCAGGGCGAACCAAGAGGAACTCGTATCTTCGGTCCGGTTGCCCGTGAACTAAGAGAAAAACAATTTACAAAAATTGTATCATTAGCTCCTGAAGTTTTATAAGGATTTATGAAAATGAAAATAAAGAAAAACGATACTGTAATGGTTATTGCCGGTAACGACAGAGGAAAAACCGGAAAAGTATTAAAAGTGTTTCCAAAAGAATCCCGTGTTATTGTTGAAGGAATAAATTTGAGAAAGAGACATACTAAACCTTCCCAAAGAAATCCACAGGGCGGGATTCTTGAGAAAGAAGCACCTATTCATATTTCAAATGTTATGATCATTGATCCAAAAACTAATGAACCAACAAGAATTGGCGCTAAAATAATTTTGGATGAAAAAACCGGAAAAAAGAAAATTGCTCGCGTTAGCAAAGCTTCCGGAGAGATGTTATAAAATAATATTAGGGTTTTAGATAATGGCTGAAAAGAAAACAAAACAAGCTGATAAACAAACGAAACAAAAAGATGCTCCTAAAGCTGAAGCTACAAAAGCATCTGAAAAAGAAATTAAAATTCGTTGCAGACTTGCTGAGTATTACAAAAATGTTGTTGCACCGGAACTGATGAAAACATTTAATTATAAAAATGTTATGCAGGTTCCAAAGATTTCTAAAATTGTTGTTAATATGGGACTTGGAGCTGCAGTTTCTGATCCTAAAATTCTTGAAGAAGCAGTAAAAGAACTTGAATCAATCACAGGTCAGAAAGCAAGTATAAGAAAAGCTAAAAAAGCTATTTCTAACTTTAAACTTCGTGCTGGAATGAACATCGGTGCAACTGTTACTTTAAGAAGAGAAAAAATGTATGAGTTTTTAGATAGACTCATAAACATCGCTCTTCCGAGAGTAAGAGACTTCAGAGGCTTATCTGATAAATCTTTTGATGGAAGAGGAAACTATACTTTGGGTGTTAAAGAACAAATTATTTTTCCGGAAATTAATGTTGATAAAGTGAGCAGAATAGTTGGAATGGATGTTACAATCGTAACCACAGCCGAAACTGATAATGAAGCTTATGAATTGCTTAAAGGTTTCGGATTTCCGTTTAGAAAAAAAGAAGTTAACCAAGCTTAAAAGGAAATAAGTAAATGGCAAGATTAAGTTCAATAGTAAGAGACGAAAAAAGAAAAAAGCTTTACGAGAAATACAAAAAACTTCGTGAAGAACTTAAAGCTAAAGGTGATTATGAAGCTCTTCAAAAGCTTCCGAGAAACTCATCTGTTACAAGATTGAAAAACAGATGTATGTTTACTGGTCGTGCAAGAGCTTATTACAGAAAGTTTGGTGTATCAAGATTGGTTCTAAGAGAAATGGCTCTTAGAGGAGAAATTCCCGGATTAAAAAAGTCAAGTTGGTAAAAAAGGAGTTATTAAATGGCAGTTACAGATCCGATAGCAGATTTTTTAACAAGAATCAGAAACGCTTCTAAAGCTAAGTTGCTTAGAGTTGATATACCTGCATCGAAAATGAAAATTCAGATTGCTGAGATTTTGAAAAATGAAAATTACATCCACGACTATACAATAATCGAAGATAACAAACAGAATATTCTTCGTATTCAGTTAAAATATCGTGGAGGCGTTCCGGCAATCAGTGGTTTAAGAAGAATCAGCAAACCGGGATTAAGAATTTATAAACCGGCTGAACAGTTACCAAGAGTACTAAACGGACTTGGTACTGCAGTAATATCTACATCAAAAGGATTACTTACTGATAAGCAAGCAAGAAGCCAGTCAATTGGTGGCGAAGTAATCTGCTATATTTGGTAAAATTTTAGTTGGAGATTAAAAGTGTCAAGAATTGGTAAAAAACCGATAGAAGTGCCCGCTGGAGTTACAGTAACAGTAAGCGGTCAGGTTGTTAAAGTTAAAGGTCCACAAGGTGAACTTCAAACCACTGTTCATCCAAACATCACTGTTAAAATGGAGAACAATGTAATTGAAGTTAAAAGACCGGATGACCTGAAAGAAAACCGCGCTTTGCACGGGCTCATAAGAGCACTTATTCAGAATATGATTAAAGGCGTTTCAGAAGGTTATAAAAAAGTTTTGGATATTGTTGGTGTTGGTTATAAAGCCGAATTAAAAGGAACTAATCTTTTGGTAACTATTGGATATTCACATCCTATATATTTTATTCCTCCGGCAGGAATAAAATTAGAAACACCAACTCCAACACAAATAATTGTTTCAGGAATTGATAAACAGCTTGTCGGTCAGGTGGCTTCTAAAATTCGTTCATTCAGAAAACCTGAGCCCTACAAAGGTAAAGGAATCAAATATTCCGATGAAAAGGTTTTAAGAAAAGCCGGTAAGACAGCTGGTAAATAAGAGATTGGGAGATTATAATGTTTAAGAGAGATACCAAAAAAAGAGAAAAAATAAAAATCAGAGTTAGAAAGAAAATCTTCGGAACTACTGAAAGACCACGTTTATCAGTTTACCGAAGTCTTAATCAGATTTATGCTCAGATAATTGATGATACTACAGGTAAAACTCTTGTAGCTGCTTCAAGCTTATCTAAAGAAATTCTTGATGAAGTTAAAAAAACTTCCGGCAAGGTTTCGAAAAGTAAGCTTGTTGGAGCTCTGATTGCAAAAAAAGCTCTGGAAAATAATATCACAACAGTTGTATTTGACAGAAACGGATTCCGCTACCACGGAAGAATAAAAGCTGTTGCTGATGGTGCCAGAGAAGGTGGTTTAAAGTTTTGAATCTTGCCGGGTCGTCTAATGGTAGGACAGCGGCCTTTGGAGCCGTATGTAGAGGTTCGAATCCTCTCCCGGCAGCCAAAGGAAATTTTTGTATAACTAATAATTAAAGCAGAGTAGAAAAGTGGAGAATAAATTTAAAGTTGCAAAGCCCACAGATGTTGAAGGATTAAAAGAAAAAGTCGTTCACATCAACAGAGTTGCTAAAGTTGTTAAAGGTGGAAGAAGATTTAGCTTTAACGCTATTGTTGTTGTTGGAAATGGAAATGGAATTGTTGGCGTTGGTCTTGGCAAAGCTAATGAAGTAACTGATGCAATTTCTAAAGGTGTTGATGACGCTAAGAAAAATCTTGTTCAGGTTCCTGTAATTCGCGGAACTGTAGCTCACGAAATCATTGGAAAATATGGAGCAGGTAGAGTTCTTCTGAAACCAGCTTCTCCCGGAACAGGTCTTATTGCCGGCGGTGGAGTAAGAGCTGTACTTGAAGCTGCTGGTATTACCGATGTGCTTACAAAATCTCTTGGCTCGAGCAATCCGCATAATCAGGTTAAAGCAACTCTTAAAGCTCTTACACAGCAGATCGATGCCAGAAAGATGGCTGCCAAAAGAAGCGTAACTGTTAAAGAATTATTTGCTAACTGAGGATAAAATGTCGAAAATTAAAGTTACACAAGTCAGAAGTATAATAGATCGTCCTGAAGATCAGAAAAGAACTATCAAAGCTTTGGGATTAGGAAGACCAAATTATTCCAAAATTCATAATGACACTCCTCAGATAAGAGGAATGATTAGAAAAGTTAGTCATTTAGTTAAAGTAGAAGAAGTAAAAGAATAAGCAGGAATTTATTATG contains:
- the rpsS gene encoding 30S ribosomal protein S19 produces the protein MPRSVKKGPFVDYKLYEKVKKLNDTNQKKIIKTWSRSSTIIPEFVGHTIAVHNGKQMIPVYITENMVGHKLGEFAPTRIFRGHPGTKADKAAKG
- the tuf gene encoding elongation factor Tu, whose protein sequence is MAKEKFDRSKPHVNVGTIGHVDHGKTTLTAAITMALAKKGLSQVRTFDSIDNAPEERERGITIATAHVEYSTEKRHYAHVDCPGHADYVKNMITGAAQMDGAILVVAATDGPMPQTREHILLARQVGVPRIVVFMNKIDMVDDPELIELVEVELRDLLSKYEFPGDEIPIIKGSALKALEAGQENAPVDDPRYQCIWDLMDAVDSYIPLPERDIDKPFLMPVEDVFSITGRGTVATGRVERGRVKLNEEVELIGLGVHKKTVVTGIEMFRKELDEAIAGDNAGLLLRGVDKKEIERGMVLAKPGSITPHKKFEGEVYILSKDEGGRHTPFFNGYRPQFYFRTTDVTGVAQLPEGTEMVMPGDNVRLTVELISEIAMEEGLRFAIREGGRTVGAGVVTKIIE
- the rpsJ gene encoding 30S ribosomal protein S10, which gives rise to MPGQKIRIKLKSYDHILIDKSTEKIIKTVRSTGAVVSGPIPLPTKKTVFTVLRSPHVDKKSREQFETRAHKRIIDIHNSNNKTVESLSKLDIPAGVDIEIKL
- the rplE gene encoding 50S ribosomal protein L5, with translation MKTFNYKNVMQVPKISKIVVNMGLGAAVSDPKILEEAVKELESITGQKASIRKAKKAISNFKLRAGMNIGATVTLRREKMYEFLDRLINIALPRVRDFRGLSDKSFDGRGNYTLGVKEQIIFPEINVDKVSRIVGMDVTIVTTAETDNEAYELLKGFGFPFRKKEVNQA
- the rplN gene encoding 50S ribosomal protein L14, with amino-acid sequence MIQEETNLVVADNSGAKRVRCIRVLGGSNRRYASVGDTIVVSVKSAIPNGAVKKGEVSRAVVVRTKKEVRRKDGTYIRFDENAAVLINNQGEPRGTRIFGPVARELREKQFTKIVSLAPEVL
- the rplX gene encoding 50S ribosomal protein L24, with the translated sequence MKIKKNDTVMVIAGNDRGKTGKVLKVFPKESRVIVEGINLRKRHTKPSQRNPQGGILEKEAPIHISNVMIIDPKTNEPTRIGAKIILDEKTGKKKIARVSKASGEML
- the rpsN gene encoding 30S ribosomal protein S14 → MARLSSIVRDEKRKKLYEKYKKLREELKAKGDYEALQKLPRNSSVTRLKNRCMFTGRARAYYRKFGVSRLVLREMALRGEIPGLKKSSW
- the rplP gene encoding 50S ribosomal protein L16 yields the protein MLMPKRVKYRKAQRGRRKGKAYRGSSVAFGDFGLKALEPAWITSRQIEACRVALSRSMKRDGKVWIRIFPDKPVSKKPLETRMGKGKGAPEFWVAVVKPGRIMFEVGGVSKELANEALKLCSYKLPIKTKVVQRPDYE
- the rplV gene encoding 50S ribosomal protein L22, giving the protein MEARAVNKYIGSSPRKMRLVVDLIRGMSVERALEVLHFTPKAAAKHVEKTLRSAVANAVNSNENERVEPEDLYVKEVYVNQGPTIKRISPAPMGRAYRIRKRSCHLTIVVASKA
- the rplW gene encoding 50S ribosomal protein L23, producing MHQILIRPLITEKMTNLTADKGKYGFIVNPKANKIEIKKAIEQKFNVHVVDVKTINYKGKTKTQFRKSGRFEGRTAKFKKAIVTLKEGETIELFEQV
- the rplB gene encoding 50S ribosomal protein L2 produces the protein MGIKKLKPVTPGTRFRTNFTFEEITKETPEKSLLVSLKKSGGRNNLGRVTARHRGGGHKRKYRIIDFKRDKHGIPAKVFSIEYDPNRTCRIALLHYADGEKRYIIAPDGLKVGDSVMSGPGSEIKVGNALPLKEMPLGSFVHNVELKPGKGGQLGRSAGTSLQLMAREGDYAQLKMPSGEVRMVRSECYATYGVVGNAEHENISIGKAGRSRWLGIRPHTRGVAMNPVDHPMGGGEGKTSGGGHPVSPWGQKAKGLKTRKRKKQSNKFIIKRRK
- the rplD gene encoding 50S ribosomal protein L4 — encoded protein: MTVDVLKIDGSKSGETVELSENIFAIEPNDHAIYLDVKAYLANQRQGTHKAKERGEVRGGGKKPWKQKGRGGARAGTIRSPLWVGGGTIFGPRPRDYRQDLPKKVKQLARKSALSYKVKDEQLIVVEDFSFDKPKTKDFVNVLESLKLSGKKVLLLTGDYKPEVYKSGRNIPKVQILEAAKATTYDLLNNQVLVMQKSAVNVIENILSKSREAVN
- the rplC gene encoding 50S ribosomal protein L3, translating into MSGIIGKKLGMTSIFGNEGEVIPVTVIEAGPCTVVDIKTTEKDGYQALQLGFGSVKEKKVNKPLAGHFKKNNLSPKRVLKEFRNFNISEFKIGDEIKCSIFNEGDIIKVTGKSKGKGFQGVVKRHGFGGIGMTTHGQSDRVRAPGSIGASSYPSRVFKGQRMAGRMGYDNVTIRGLKVVKVDPERNLIFVRGAVPGAINSIVELIKN
- the rpsQ gene encoding 30S ribosomal protein S17, coding for MEKRALRKTRIGIVVSNKMDKTITVAIERRVAHPIYKKYFKKTTKLMAHDEKRECSVGDKVKIMETRPLSKRKRWRLVEIVEKAK
- the rpmC gene encoding 50S ribosomal protein L29, which codes for MKIYEIREMSTDELIKRIQEEERNLVDLRFSHHLKQLTNTAKLKLVRRDIAKMKTVLRERELKAQKEANSKTKEGAKS
- the rpsC gene encoding 30S ribosomal protein S3, which encodes MGQKTNPIGLRVGVIRGWDSNWYEKKSYAPKLKEDSKLRAYIRNRLKKAGISRIVIDRTSKNIIVNIHTSRPGVVIGKSGKEITQLEEELKTISNKDVKVQISEIKRPELDAYLVAENIASQIEGRVSYRRAMKMAITAAMRMGAEGIRIMCSGRLAGAEIARAEQYKEGRIPLHTLRADIDYAHGRAETVYGSIGIKVWICRGEILGKRVSE
- the fusA gene encoding elongation factor G, with translation MANKVSIDRVRNIGIMAHIDAGKTTTTERILYYTGKTHRIGEVHDGAATMDWMEQEKERGITITSAATTCFWNSHQINIIDTPGHVDFTVEVERSLRVLDGAVALFCAVGGVEPQSETVWRQADKYGVPRIAFVNKMDRIGADFYHAVEMMKERLGANAIPINLPIGEGDMFVGVIDLIQNNARMYHEDSLGTTYDEISIPKDLQEITNKYRTQMLEAVSDVDDTLLEKYLEGKEITPEEIKAVLRRATIELKIVPVLCGSSFKNKGVQKLLDAVVDFLPSPADLKEIEAHHIGMNDIVKRKIDENEKFTALAFKIMNDPYVGKLTFFRVYSGTLSSGSYVFNSVSGKKERISRLLQMHANHREEISEVRAGDIAAAVGLKFTKTGDTLCTENDPVVLERMTFPEPVIQIAIEPKTKADQDKLSEALSKLSDEDPTFKVKVDEETGQTLISGMGELHLEIIVDRMKREFKVEANIGKPQVAYRETITTTVQAEGKFVKQSGGRGKYGHVWIEVSPNEPGKGYEFINAIVGGVVPKEYIPAVSQGIQDAMKNGVIAGFPMVDIKAKLYDGSYHDVDSDEISFRVAGSMAFQAAARKANPVLLEPIMSVEVITPEEYLGDVMGDLNSRRGKIEGFSARKDAQVIKAFVPLSEMFGYATILRSMTQGRALYTMQFDHYAEVPKSIAEEIAEKSTSKRSTATT